From Anopheles darlingi chromosome 2, idAnoDarlMG_H_01, whole genome shotgun sequence, the proteins below share one genomic window:
- the LOC125948638 gene encoding cuticle protein 16.5-like, producing the protein MKILIILGFIAAASAAPGYYGDHGLSYAAYAAAPAPIVKYAAPAVSVVHAAPAPVLKYAVAPAPIVKAVAPAATSYATFHQVHAPVVAAAPVVKYAAPAPVVSYVHSAPVVAHAPAPLLKYAPDYHGW; encoded by the exons ATGAAGATACTG ATAATTTTGGGCttcattgctgctgccagtgcagCACCTGGATACTATGGTGACCACGGATTGTCCTACGCTGCTTATGCCGCTGCTCCAGCTCCGATCGTGAAATATGCTGCTCCCGCTGTTTCGGTTGTTCACGCAGCTCCAGCGCCAGTTCTGAAGTACGCCGTTGCTCCGGCTCCAATTGTAAAGGCCGTGGCTCCTGCCGCAACCAGCTACGCTACTTTCCATCAGGTACATGCACCGGTTGTAGCTGCAGCGCCAGTTGTTAAATATGCTGCACCGGCCCCAGTTGTATCGTACGTTCACTCGGCCCCCGTCGTGGCTCATGCTCCTGCTCCATTGCTGAAGTACGCTCCTGACTATCATGGATGGTAG
- the LOC125948631 gene encoding cdc42 homolog, with the protein MQTIKCVVVGDGAVGKTCLLISYTTNKFPSEYVPTVFDNYAVTVMIGGEPYTLGLFDTAGQEDYDRLRPLSYPQTDVFLVCFSVVSPSSFENVKEKWVPEITHHCQKTPFLLVGTQIDLRDENSTLEKLAKNKQKPITLEQGEKLAKELKAVKYVECSALTQKGLKNVFDEAILAALEPPEPTKKRKCRFL; encoded by the exons ATGCAAACTATAAAATGTGTGGTGGTCGGTGACGGAGCCGTCGGTAAGACGTGCCTTCTTATTTCGTACACGACGAACAAATTTCCCTCCGAGTACGTACCGACTGTGTTCGACAACTATGCAGTCACGGTCATGATCGGAGGCGAACCCTATACTCTAGGACTGTTTGATACTGCTG GTCAGGAAGATTATGATCGCTTACGTCCTCTGTCCTATCCTCAGACAGACGTGTTTTTAGTGTGTTTTTCCGTTGTTAGTCCTAGCTCGTTTGAGAACGTTAAAGAAAAG TGGGTTCCGGAGATAACACATCATTGTCAAAAGACCCCGTTCTTACTAGTAGGCACACAGATTGATTTGCGTGACGAAAACAGCACACTGGAGAAGCtagccaaaaacaaacagaaaccaaTCACGCTGGAGCAGGGCGAAAAGCTGGCGAAGGAGTTAAAGGCAGTCAAATACGTGGAGTGTTCCGCATTGACTCAG AAAGGGCTAAAGAACGTATTCGATGAAGCCATCCTGGCAGCGCTAGAACCTCCGGAGCCGACGAAAAAACGAAAGTGCCGATTTTTGTAA
- the LOC125948535 gene encoding neprilysin-1, whose protein sequence is MSTQHIWCTNNEHHQDYGHQSDKSSSTKQGNSALHNPYLIGIQSRFRRRYYHKSIVLVLLLIILILTVVVIIIACLLHFPNEICHTAECLRSAAALKHSMDLSVDPCDDFYQYACGNWEDEHPRPDAYVSFDWFSERQAKILRNIRQYLQANDSMLDPKPVTHARVMYRACMNLTAMDRLGYEPVFKYLKQLLLPPYPSILNVSTTANDSNFDGYGFDWVRSLAKIKQMLGMDVFIGFDVYPDPQHRDYNRLVLGTPESGSDLPFNNIILKHLLRGRMRPKSTPKSDKYDTEDEAIDENEDNSGESKDEEQHSLKAYKKFMIGVMKLLVNHTDPDIKVESFNEQFEKAASITIQVSESISKFNQEAENASKSANVEDRLNLQDIVYCTARDLQNITDTHLAGNTSFPIWEKFLNSVFEGIPEAQLNLQDEIILTSNSDILYLKLLVGYLAITPLAHIELYIWWNVVEELILHTTMEVRRLYYEYYKTMNTADGFSSRTLYCTGTVNRLLGMAVSYAISNNNFTHHTKPKVQDMLGYIRTAFEGLVRDTTWMDWSTKRSTLQKTAAMRSLIGFPEWILDQQRLEQHYHGLVVNESTHLENMLEEIQRKNIIKLRRWRQKHELSWETLPTNVNAFHTFQENAITIPIAILQYPFYHLGLEALNYGALGTILGHELTHGFDDSGRQFDQNGNLKQWWTNQTIKEYINRTMCFVGQYSQYYIPEADDYIDGLLTLGENIADNGGLREAFRAYQLYKKSSGKEAYLPGFEDFTHEQLFFISFGNIWCESHTQAAAKAYLEDSHCPGKFRLKGVLTNSPEFSQTFGCKSGTTMNPAADKCRIW, encoded by the exons ATGTCAACTCAGCATATTTGGTGCACAAATAACGAACACCACCAAGATTACG gACATCAATCTGACAAAAGCTCCAGCACCAAACAGGGTAACAGTGCACTACATAATCCATACCTAATCGGTATCCAATCAAG ATTCCGTCGTCGTTATTATCATAAATCGAtagtgttggtgctgctgctcatcatacTCATCCTGACGGTTGTAGTAATCATAATAGCTTGTTTGC TACATTTTCCCAACGAAATTTGCCATACCGCTGAATGCCTGCGGTCAGCGGCTGCTCTAAAGCACAGCATGGATTTGTCGGTGGACCCTTGTGATGACTTTTACCAATACGCTTGTGGAAACTGGGAGGACGAGCATCCTAGGCCAGACGCCTACGTCAGCTTCGACTGGTTTAGCGAGCGACAGGCAAAAATTCTGCGCAACATCCGCCAGTATCTGCAGGCTAACGACAGTATGCTGGACCCAAAGCCAGTCACCCATGCACGTGTCATGTATAGGGCATGCATGAACTTAACGGCAATGGATCGGCTCGGTTATGAGCCAGTTTTTAAGTACCTGAAACAGTTACTCCTACCACcttatccatccatcctaAACGTATCGACCACGGCCAATGACTCCAATTTTGATGGGTACGGATTTGACTGGGTCCGATCGCTAGCAAAAATCAAACAGATGCTTGGCATGGATGTTTTCATTGGTTTTGACGTGTACCCTGATCCGCAACACCGCGACTACAACAGATTAGTGTTAGGCACACCGGAAAGTGGTTCTGATTTGCCTTT TAACAACATAATTCTGAAACATCTATTGCGTGGTCGAATGCGCCCCAAGAGCACACCCAAGAGTGACAAGTACGATACAGAAGACGAAGCGATTGATGAAAACGAGGACAATTCTGGCGAATCTAAGGACGAAGAGCAACATTCGCTTAAGGCATATAAAAAATTCATGATTGGTGTGATGAAGCTGTTGGTCAATCACACAGATCCAGACATCAAAGTGGAATCTTTCAACGAACAGTTTGAAAAGGCCGCCTCGATAACGATACAGGTTTCTGAATCTATATCCAAA TTCAATCAGGAGGCCGAAAATGCTTCAAAAAGCGCCAATGTCGAAGATCGTTTGAATCTGCAGGACATCGTTTACTGTACGGCTAGAGACCTACAAAACATAACGGATACCCATCTGGCTGGAAACACCTCCTTTCCTATTTGGGAAAAATTCTTGAACAGCGTTTTTGAGGGCATACCTGAGGCACAACTAAACCTGCAGGACGAAATTATTCTCACAAGCAACTCTGACATACTGTATCTTAAACTTCTGGTGGGATATCTAGCCATTACTCCGCTGGCGCACATCGAACTGTACATCTGGTGGAATGTGGTCGAAGAATTAATCCTTCACACCACGATGGAAGTGCGCCGATTATACTATGAATACTACAAAACTATGAACACCGCGGATGGATTTAGTTCCCGAACATTGTACTGCACCGGGACGGTGAATCGTTTGCTAGGAATGGCGGTCAGCTACGCAATTTCAAATAATAATTTCACGCATCATACGAAACCGAAGGTGCAAGATATGCTTGGCTACATCCGCACTGCATTCGAGGGATTGGTGCGCGACACTACATGGATGGATTGGTCAACCAAACGTTCTACGCTCCAAAAGACCGCGGCTATGCGAAGCCTGATTGGCTTTCCTGAATGGATTTTGGATCAACAACGGCTAGAACAGCACTACCACGGA CTGGTGGTTAACGAGAGCACCCATCTGGAGAATATGCTCGAGGAAATTCAGCGCAAAAATATCATCAAACTGCGCCGCTGGCGTCAAAAACACGAGCTCAGTTGGGAAACACTTCCCACGAACGTGAACGCTTTCCACACGTTTCAGGAAAACGCTATCA CTATCCCCATCGCTATACTGCAGTATCCATTTTACCATCTCGGACTGGA AGCTCTGAACTATGGTGCACTGGGAACTATTTTGGGTCACGAGTTAACCCACGGATTTGATGACAGTG GACGCCAATTCGATCAAAATGGAAACCTAAAGCAGTGGTGGACTAACCAAACTATAAAAGAATACATTAACCGGACGATGTGCTTTGTCGGTCAGTATAGTCAATACTACATACCGGAAGCTGATGACTAT ATAGACGGTTTGTTGACACTGGGTGAAAATATTGCGGACAATGGTGGATTGCGGGAGGCATTCCGGGCGTATCAGTTGTACAAAAAATCGTCCGGAAAGGAAGCATACTTGCCAGGGTTTGAAGATTTTACCCACGAGCAACTGTTTTTCATCTCCTTCGGAAACATATGGTGCGAGTCGCACACGCAAGCCGCAGCCAAGGCATATCTGGAGGATTCGCATTGTCCCGGTAAATTTCGGTTGAAAGGCGTACTCACAAACTCTCCCGAATTTAGTCAAACGTTTGGTTGCAAATCGGGAACTACTATGaacccagcagcagacaaGTGCCGCATATGGTAA
- the LOC125948649 gene encoding uncharacterized protein LOC125948649 encodes MKRQAKNALLDRMHRGVVYTCMGLTLYGSYMLGVRVYRYFTVIKPARQAEELRMLEAGASKQATNLDTAPTLTS; translated from the coding sequence ATGAAGCGACAAGCCAAAAATGCGCTACTGGACCGAATGCACCGGGGCGTAGTTTACACCTGCATGGGACTAACCCTTTACGGCAGCTATATGCTGGGAGTACGCGTGTACCGGTATTTTACTGTGATCAAGCCCGCCAGACAAGCCGAAGAATTAAGGATGCTGGAGGCTGGAGCCTCGAAACAAGCGACCAATCTAGACACCGCGCCAACGCTCACATCGTAA